The stretch of DNA CGCGACCTACTGGTCCGAGAAGCTAGCTGGGAACGTCGCCCGCGATGCTGACACGACGGAGCGACTACAGGAGGCCGGCTGGACCGTCCTCCGGTTCTGGGAGCATGAGGACCCGGGTGACGTCGCCACAGCCGTGGCTGCGACGGTTCGCAACCTCTCCGCCGGAGTCAAACGCCGATAGGCCGCGATACGAGGGGGCAAGACTCGCGCGTTTCCCGTCAGCGGTCCAAAGCCGATGCCGATGACTCTTCGCGTGTGCCGCCCCGTCCTGGCCGGTCGACGGCAGGCGGCTCGACCTCGGCACCAAGGGCTGACGCTCCCCGTGGAGGGTCCGTAGCCGGTCCTGGACGTTGCGCACCGGGGTCCGCATTCGGAAGTAGAGGTCCACTGTCGCTCCAAAGTTCGAGATGCCACCGGCGCATTTCGCGGACTGGAGCCGCGGACGGAGCGGATTCCGAAGGGTTCCGACGCTCAGCCCTTACGTCGGCACGTCGATGTCGGTGCCCCCACCTAGCGTTGAACCTCAGCACTCTGTTGATAGCACGTCGGCATCGGGCAGGGGGACGGGGAACGCCATGCGAGAACACCAGCAGAAAGCTGAAGGCTCAGCTAAGCTAATGAGCATGGGTTCTACGCCGTTCACGTTTGTCGACTTGTTCGCAGGCGTTGGTGGCTTTCACGCCGCACTCGGCGCCCTGGGCGGCAAGTGTGTCTATGCCGTCGAGAAGGACCGTGAAGCGGCAGCCGTCTATGAGCGGAACTGGAACTTCAGGGCCCACGGCGACATCATCGACGACACCGAGACGCGGATGCGAGTGCCCGAGCACGACGTTCTGGCCGCAGGCTTCCCCTGCCAACCGTTTTCGAAGTCAGGCTTCCAGCGGGGCATGGACGAGGCGCGGGGGACGCTGTTCTGGAACATTCTTCGGATCCTCGAGGCGCGACGACCAACGGTGGTCCTCTTGGAGAACGTTCGCAACATCTACGGACCGCGACATAAGCACGAGTGGGAAGTAATCGTTCGCTCGCTACGCGAGCTCGGTTACCAGGTCTCCTCTCGCCCGATCGTATTTTCTCCGCATCTGCTTCCGCCTGAGCGCGGCGGGCGTCCGCAGATCCGTGAACGGGTGTTCATCACGGCTACCTATGTCGGCTCCGAGCATTCACACGCAGACGTCGAGCCTTCTGTGTTACGCCAGCCAATCGACGGTTGGTCACCCAAGAGTTGGGAACTTCATTCGGATCTTCCCGTACAGCCGGACAAGGAGTTGGGAAACCGGCTCCGATTGAACCTGACTTCGGCTGAGACGACGTGGGTCGAGGCATGGAACGACTTCGTCCTCTCCCT from Cumulibacter manganitolerans encodes:
- a CDS encoding DNA cytosine methyltransferase, whose translation is MSMGSTPFTFVDLFAGVGGFHAALGALGGKCVYAVEKDREAAAVYERNWNFRAHGDIIDDTETRMRVPEHDVLAAGFPCQPFSKSGFQRGMDEARGTLFWNILRILEARRPTVVLLENVRNIYGPRHKHEWEVIVRSLRELGYQVSSRPIVFSPHLLPPERGGRPQIRERVFITATYVGSEHSHADVEPSVLRQPIDGWSPKSWELHSDLPVQPDKELGNRLRLNLTSAETTWVEAWNDFVLSLRRGGVSKLPGFPIWVDAFIHMDDLVVPDSTAHWKATFLRKNAEFYTRHRELIEGWLERWDYLRDFPASRRKFEWQAQDAESLLDTVIHLRPSGLRVKQATYTPALVAITQTSILGDLQRRLSPREAARLQGLPEWFDFGDQPESATYKQLGNGVNVGAAYHVFREHVRKTIRHVRRRAPGLAEAVYAGALSPDAAVERYWDPERPVILRVRRPSGANIQTAG